In Burkholderiales bacterium, one genomic interval encodes:
- a CDS encoding efflux RND transporter periplasmic adaptor subunit, which yields MNEEKRTLQRLLGSEAFGRRWFWPVVLLVLLAIAGLVLLAARNEAKPRYEVEEVRRGRLEVTVSATGNLQPTNQVDVGSELSGIIDKVFVDVNDEVKRGQVLARLDTRRLEDQVARSRAALAAAEASVAQARATLQDARANLARLEEVSRLSGGRVPSQAELETGRANVAKAEAALRSAEASVEQARATLHTDETNLAKASIRSPIDGVVLTRKVEPGQTVAASLQAPVLFTLAEDLTRMELQVNVDEADVGQVKPGQKATFTVDAWPGRKYPAVIERVAYGSQVTEGVVYYPTTLRVNNDDLSLRPGMTATAEILTAVHEDVLLVPNAALRFVPRTGEAKRKKGILDALLPKPPRPESGRVPKEAKRKDAPRRVYVLKDGVPTPVEVKTGLTNGRVTEILEGELKPGMQVITDMSQPAK from the coding sequence ATGAACGAAGAAAAACGCACGCTGCAACGCCTGCTGGGCAGCGAGGCCTTCGGCCGGCGCTGGTTCTGGCCGGTCGTGCTCCTTGTCCTGCTCGCCATCGCGGGCCTCGTACTGCTTGCCGCGCGCAACGAGGCCAAACCCCGCTACGAGGTGGAGGAAGTGAGACGCGGGCGGCTGGAGGTGACCGTCTCCGCCACCGGCAACCTGCAGCCCACGAATCAGGTGGATGTGGGCAGCGAACTGTCAGGCATCATCGACAAGGTGTTCGTCGATGTGAACGATGAGGTGAAGCGTGGCCAGGTGCTTGCCCGCCTCGACACCCGTCGCCTCGAGGATCAGGTAGCCCGCTCCCGTGCCGCCCTGGCCGCCGCCGAAGCCTCGGTCGCCCAGGCGCGCGCCACACTGCAGGATGCGCGCGCCAATCTGGCGCGGCTGGAGGAGGTGAGCCGCCTATCCGGTGGCAGGGTGCCTTCGCAGGCGGAACTGGAAACCGGCCGCGCCAACGTAGCCAAGGCGGAAGCCGCCCTGCGCAGCGCCGAGGCGTCGGTGGAACAGGCGCGCGCCACGCTGCACACCGATGAAACCAACCTGGCCAAGGCCAGCATCCGCTCCCCCATCGATGGCGTGGTGCTGACGCGCAAGGTGGAACCGGGCCAGACCGTGGCCGCCTCGCTGCAGGCGCCGGTGCTCTTCACCCTGGCGGAGGATCTCACCCGGATGGAACTGCAGGTGAACGTGGACGAGGCGGACGTGGGCCAGGTCAAGCCGGGGCAGAAAGCCACCTTCACCGTGGATGCCTGGCCGGGGCGCAAATACCCGGCAGTGATCGAGCGGGTGGCCTATGGCTCGCAGGTCACGGAAGGGGTCGTCTACTACCCCACCACCCTGCGCGTCAACAACGACGATCTGAGTCTGCGTCCCGGGATGACGGCCACCGCCGAGATCCTCACCGCCGTCCACGAAGACGTGCTGCTGGTACCCAACGCCGCCCTGCGCTTCGTGCCCCGCACGGGGGAGGCGAAACGGAAAAAAGGCATCCTCGATGCCCTGTTGCCCAAGCCGCCCCGTCCCGAAAGCGGGCGCGTGCCCAAGGAGGCCAAACGCAAGGACGCCCCCCGCCGTGTCTATGTGCTGAAAGACGGCGTGCCCACGCCGGTGGAGGTGAAGACCGGGCTTACCAATGGCCGGGTGACGGAGATCCTGGAAGGGGAGCTGAAACCGGGCATGCAGGTCATCACCGACATGAGTCAGCCCGCCAAATGA
- a CDS encoding NUDIX domain-containing protein: MSEGNKGAFSAGVVVVRREADGWRFLLLRAYRNWDFPKGAVEPGETPLAAALRETAEETGLSDLIFRWGEVYMDTGPYGPRRKISRYYLAETPSREVHLPVSPELGHPEHHEWRWVSLKQAQRLVSPRLKPVLAWAAELIGEAHED, translated from the coding sequence ATGAGCGAAGGGAACAAGGGTGCCTTTTCCGCGGGGGTCGTGGTGGTGCGGCGGGAAGCGGATGGCTGGCGTTTTCTGCTTTTGCGCGCCTACCGCAACTGGGACTTCCCCAAGGGCGCCGTCGAGCCGGGGGAGACCCCGCTGGCAGCGGCCCTGCGGGAGACGGCGGAGGAAACGGGGCTTTCCGACCTCATCTTCCGCTGGGGCGAAGTTTATATGGATACCGGCCCCTACGGTCCCCGGCGCAAGATTTCCCGCTATTACCTGGCCGAGACCCCCAGCCGGGAAGTGCATCTGCCTGTCTCGCCGGAGCTGGGGCACCCGGAGCATCACGAGTGGCGCTGGGTCAGCCTCAAGCAGGCGCAGCGGCTTGTCTCGCCGCGGCTCAAACCGGTTCTCGCCTGGGCCGCGGAGCTGATCGGGGAAGCCCATGAAGACTGA
- a CDS encoding HAD-IA family hydrolase encodes MTVPSVSLAELLSRYDGLLLDAYGVLVGDDGALPGAVALIDWLNEHGKPYLVVTNSASRLPETAARRYAGFGLDIPAARILTSGSLLTEHFRAHGLVDARCVVLGPEDSRTYVLQAGGHVVEPRSDFDVLVVCDEKGFPFLETVDAVLTGLFAAVDAGRLPHLVLPNPDLIYPTGKGYGLTAGSIALVIEAALALRYGERRELAFHRLGKPEAAIFAAAVQRLGSRRLVMVGDQLQTDIRGALAFGLDAVWLRGGVSAQALGEVRPTWVLDSLGGPLP; translated from the coding sequence ATGACGGTTCCTTCTGTTTCCCTGGCGGAGCTGCTTTCGCGCTACGATGGGCTCCTGCTCGATGCCTATGGCGTGCTGGTGGGAGACGATGGAGCGCTGCCCGGGGCGGTGGCCCTCATCGACTGGCTGAACGAACACGGCAAGCCTTATCTGGTGGTCACCAACAGCGCCTCCCGTCTGCCAGAGACGGCGGCCCGCCGCTATGCGGGCTTCGGCCTCGATATTCCCGCAGCGCGCATCCTCACCTCGGGCAGTCTCCTCACGGAACACTTCCGTGCGCATGGCCTGGTGGATGCCCGCTGTGTGGTGCTGGGCCCGGAGGACAGCCGTACCTACGTGCTGCAGGCTGGCGGCCATGTGGTGGAGCCACGGTCGGATTTCGACGTGCTCGTGGTGTGCGACGAGAAGGGCTTTCCCTTTCTCGAGACGGTGGATGCGGTGCTCACCGGTCTTTTTGCGGCGGTGGATGCCGGCCGCTTGCCCCATCTGGTCCTGCCCAATCCGGACCTCATCTATCCCACGGGGAAGGGCTATGGGCTCACTGCCGGCAGCATCGCCCTCGTCATCGAGGCGGCCCTCGCCCTGCGCTACGGCGAAAGAAGGGAGCTTGCTTTCCACCGTTTGGGCAAACCGGAAGCCGCAATTTTCGCCGCTGCGGTGCAAAGGCTGGGCAGCCGCCGCCTCGTGATGGTCGGCGATCAGTTGCAGACGGACATCCGCGGGGCGCTGGCCTTTGGGCTGGATGCGGTGTGGCTGCGGGGTGGGGTGAGCGCACAAGCCCTTGGCGAGGTGCGGCCCACCTGGGTGCTGGACAGCCTCGGCGGACCCTTGCCATGA
- the nth gene encoding endonuclease III, with protein MKTEKGRAEAILSRLLSRYPEPRLALNYRTPLELLVAVILSAQCTDARVNEVTRTLFRKYRSARDYAEADPAVLEEDIRPTGFYRNKARLLIGCCRKLVESFGGEVPRRLEDLLSLPGVGRKTANMVLGNAFGIPGIAVDTHVARVAQRLGLVKSDDPEKIEAELMALFPRDKWVVLTNALILHGRETCTARRPKCEACVLRQLCPWPDKA; from the coding sequence ATGAAGACTGAGAAGGGGCGCGCCGAGGCCATTCTTTCCCGGCTGCTTTCCCGCTATCCGGAGCCCCGGCTGGCGCTCAACTACCGCACACCGCTGGAGCTGCTGGTGGCGGTGATCCTCTCCGCCCAGTGCACCGATGCGCGGGTGAACGAGGTCACCCGGACGCTCTTCCGCAAATATCGCAGCGCCCGCGATTATGCCGAGGCCGACCCCGCGGTGCTGGAAGAGGATATCCGCCCCACCGGCTTTTATCGCAACAAGGCCCGCCTGCTCATCGGTTGCTGCCGCAAGCTGGTGGAATCCTTCGGCGGCGAGGTGCCGCGGCGCCTTGAGGACCTGCTGAGCCTGCCCGGGGTGGGACGCAAGACGGCGAACATGGTGCTGGGCAATGCCTTCGGTATCCCGGGGATCGCCGTGGACACCCATGTGGCACGGGTGGCGCAGCGCCTTGGCCTGGTGAAAAGCGACGATCCGGAGAAAATTGAAGCGGAGCTGATGGCCCTCTTCCCCCGCGACAAGTGGGTGGTGCTCACCAATGCGCTGATCTTGCACGGCCGCGAGACCTGTACGGCGCGCAGGCCGAAATGTGAGGCCTGTGTGTTGCGCCAGTTGTGCCCCTGGCCGGACAAGGCCTGA
- the lolA gene encoding outer membrane lipoprotein chaperone LolA: protein MKKTLLFLVLTGISLAADAGAIESLRSFVRETQSARAQFSQTVLARNGEIRQQASGTMVFLRPGRFRWTYDKPYEQLIVGDGSRLWVYDKDLEQVTVKTLGEALGSSPAALLAGDNEIEKFFTLREAGSRDGLEWLEAVPKSRDTTFEHIRMGFAGGSLRLMELTDGLGNRTLIRFERLERNPRLDPQLFRFTPPKGVDVIGE, encoded by the coding sequence ATGAAAAAAACCCTGCTTTTCCTTGTTTTGACGGGAATCAGTCTGGCCGCTGATGCCGGCGCCATCGAGAGTCTGCGCAGTTTCGTGCGGGAGACGCAGTCAGCGCGGGCGCAGTTCTCCCAGACGGTGCTGGCCCGAAACGGGGAGATACGCCAGCAGGCTTCGGGGACCATGGTGTTCCTTCGCCCCGGCCGCTTCCGCTGGACCTACGACAAGCCCTACGAACAACTCATCGTTGGCGATGGCAGCAGGCTGTGGGTTTACGACAAGGACCTCGAGCAGGTGACGGTGAAGACGCTGGGCGAGGCGCTGGGCAGCTCGCCGGCGGCGCTCCTTGCCGGGGACAACGAGATCGAGAAGTTTTTCACCCTGCGCGAGGCGGGCAGCCGCGACGGGCTGGAATGGCTGGAGGCGGTGCCGAAATCCCGCGACACCACCTTCGAACACATCCGCATGGGCTTTGCCGGCGGCAGCCTGCGGCTGATGGAGCTGACCGACGGGCTGGGCAACCGCACCCTGATCCGCTTCGAGCGGCTGGAACGCAATCCGCGCCTCGATCCGCAGCTTTTCCGCTTCACCCCGCCGAAGGGGGTGGACGTCATCGGTGAGTGA
- the mltF gene encoding membrane-bound lytic murein transglycosylase MltF produces the protein MRVLAVLGLSVLLAACGRAPEPLAPARQSGELVVVTRNGPTTYYEDAEGNPRGLEHDLAQMFADELGLRVRWIVVPFPHVLDTLTAHKAHVAAAGLTITEERRRRFLFGPAYQTVREQLVYNTDNPRPRNLSDVVGKRLQVVAGSSYVETLRRAQQKVPGLTWQEIHDHDSEELLERLANGEIDYVVVDSHIVRLAQRYYPKLAVAFDVGEPEELAWAFPRDADAWLYRKAVEFFTHIKRDGTLNRLLDRYYGHIERLEPADVIGFLEKMNRVLPRYRPLFQRAQELTGLDWRLLAALAYQESQWDPLATSPTNVRGMMMLTENTADHMGVTDRLDPWQSIRAGAQYLLQIRDALPERIPEPDRTWMALAAYNVGVGHLEDARVLAQRLKLNPDAWADLKKTLPLLARSTYFTTVKHGYARGGEAVILTENIRTYYDILLKFQPAYKPPLSPFAGDPGKARLSRR, from the coding sequence ATGCGTGTGCTGGCCGTTCTCGGCTTGTCCGTTCTGCTCGCCGCCTGCGGCCGTGCGCCGGAGCCGCTGGCACCTGCCCGGCAAAGTGGCGAACTGGTGGTGGTCACCCGCAACGGCCCCACCACCTACTACGAGGATGCCGAGGGCAACCCACGCGGACTGGAACACGATCTGGCGCAAATGTTCGCCGATGAGCTGGGATTGCGCGTGCGCTGGATCGTGGTGCCCTTTCCCCACGTGCTCGACACCCTCACCGCGCACAAGGCCCATGTCGCCGCCGCAGGGCTCACCATCACCGAGGAGCGCAGGCGCCGGTTCCTCTTCGGGCCCGCCTATCAGACGGTGCGGGAACAGCTCGTCTACAACACCGACAACCCGCGGCCGCGGAACTTGAGCGACGTGGTGGGCAAACGCCTGCAGGTGGTGGCGGGCAGCAGTTATGTGGAAACCCTGCGCCGGGCGCAACAGAAAGTACCGGGACTGACCTGGCAGGAAATCCACGATCACGACAGTGAAGAGCTACTGGAAAGACTCGCCAACGGGGAAATCGACTACGTGGTCGTGGATTCCCACATCGTCAGGCTTGCGCAGCGTTACTACCCCAAGCTCGCCGTGGCCTTCGATGTGGGCGAGCCGGAAGAGCTGGCCTGGGCCTTTCCGCGGGACGCCGATGCCTGGCTGTACCGGAAGGCGGTGGAATTCTTCACCCACATCAAGCGCGATGGCACCCTCAACCGGCTGCTCGACCGCTATTACGGTCACATCGAGCGACTGGAGCCGGCGGACGTCATCGGCTTTCTGGAAAAAATGAACCGCGTCCTGCCCCGCTACCGGCCCCTTTTCCAGCGGGCCCAGGAACTCACCGGCCTCGACTGGCGGCTGCTCGCCGCGCTGGCCTACCAGGAATCCCAATGGGACCCCCTGGCCACCTCGCCCACCAACGTGCGCGGCATGATGATGCTCACGGAGAACACCGCCGACCACATGGGCGTCACCGACCGCCTCGACCCCTGGCAGAGCATCCGCGCCGGCGCCCAGTATCTGTTACAGATCCGGGATGCCCTGCCGGAGCGTATCCCGGAGCCGGATCGCACCTGGATGGCCCTTGCCGCCTACAACGTGGGGGTGGGGCATTTGGAGGATGCGCGGGTGTTGGCGCAACGCCTGAAGCTCAACCCCGACGCCTGGGCCGATCTCAAGAAGACCCTGCCCCTGCTTGCCCGTTCGACCTATTTCACCACGGTGAAACATGGCTATGCACGGGGCGGTGAGGCGGTGATCCTCACCGAGAACATCCGCACCTATTACGACATCCTGCTCAAATTCCAGCCCGCCTACAAACCGCCTCTTTCTCCCTTCGCTGGAGACCCGGGCAAGGCGCGGCTCAGCCGGCGCTGA
- the serS gene encoding serine--tRNA ligase yields MLDIQLLRSDLTTVAARLATRGFNLDVARFEALEQERKTVQTRTQELQARRNSLSKQIGIAKGRGEDASALMAEVAGINDELGSLEEKLAYIQTQMQAFLAGVPNLPHASVPVGRSDADNVEVRRVGTPREFPFPVRDHVDLGEALGLLDFATAAKLSGSRFTLMKGRLAALHRALAQFMLDVHTREHGYTETYVPYLVNGESMFGTGQLPKFEADLFATYKGENEKLYLIPTAEVPVTNMVRDLILAAEDLPLRFVAHTPCFRSEAGSYGKDVRGMIRQHQFDKVELVQIVHPEHSYEALEELTAHAEAILKKLELPYRVVALCTADLGFAAAKTYDLEVWLPGQNTYREISSCSNFEAFQARRMQARFRSGKGKPEPVHTLNGSGLAVGRTLVAVMENYQNADGSITVPAVLRPYLGGLERISAG; encoded by the coding sequence ATGCTCGATATCCAGCTTCTGCGCAGCGACCTCACGACGGTGGCGGCGCGTCTTGCCACCCGGGGCTTCAACCTGGACGTGGCCCGTTTCGAAGCCCTGGAGCAGGAACGCAAGACCGTCCAGACCCGCACCCAGGAACTGCAGGCCAGGCGCAACAGCCTTTCCAAACAGATCGGGATTGCCAAGGGCCGCGGCGAGGACGCCAGCGCGCTCATGGCCGAGGTGGCGGGCATCAACGACGAGCTCGGCAGCCTGGAAGAGAAGCTTGCCTATATCCAGACGCAGATGCAGGCCTTCCTTGCCGGCGTGCCCAACCTGCCCCACGCCTCGGTGCCCGTGGGCCGCTCCGATGCCGACAACGTGGAAGTGCGGCGGGTGGGAACCCCGCGGGAATTTCCCTTCCCCGTCCGGGACCACGTGGATCTGGGCGAGGCGCTGGGTCTTCTCGATTTCGCCACCGCGGCCAAGTTGTCGGGTTCCCGCTTCACCCTGATGAAGGGGAGGCTCGCGGCCCTGCACCGGGCGCTTGCCCAGTTCATGCTGGATGTGCATACCCGGGAGCACGGTTACACGGAGACCTACGTTCCCTATCTGGTGAACGGGGAAAGCATGTTCGGCACCGGTCAGTTGCCCAAGTTCGAGGCGGATCTGTTCGCCACCTACAAAGGGGAAAACGAGAAGCTCTATCTCATCCCCACCGCCGAGGTGCCGGTGACCAACATGGTGCGCGATCTCATTCTTGCCGCGGAGGATTTGCCTTTGCGGTTCGTCGCCCACACGCCCTGTTTCCGTTCCGAGGCGGGTTCCTACGGCAAGGACGTGCGCGGCATGATCCGCCAGCACCAGTTCGACAAGGTGGAGCTCGTGCAAATCGTTCATCCCGAGCACTCCTATGAGGCCCTGGAGGAACTCACGGCCCATGCGGAAGCCATCCTCAAAAAGCTGGAGCTGCCCTACCGGGTGGTGGCGTTGTGCACGGCGGACCTGGGCTTTGCTGCGGCGAAGACCTACGATTTGGAAGTGTGGCTGCCGGGGCAGAATACCTATCGGGAGATTTCATCCTGCTCCAACTTCGAGGCCTTCCAGGCGCGCCGCATGCAGGCCCGCTTCAGGAGTGGCAAGGGCAAGCCGGAACCGGTGCATACGCTGAATGGTTCCGGCCTCGCCGTGGGGCGCACCCTGGTGGCGGTCATGGAAAACTACCAGAACGCCGATGGCAGTATCACCGTGCCCGCCGTGCTGCGTCCCTATCTGGGGGGCCTGGAACGCATCAGCGCCGGCTGA
- a CDS encoding ABC transporter permease, with protein sequence MIWNALLLALRAIRRNLLRSFLTILGVVIGVASVITMVTLGDGATKAVSDQIASLGNNLLTLRPGQRLGMGFIGAAPFKVADAEAIAEQIPGVRAVAPTASRSTTVVAGANNWTTSITGATVAYFDVANWKLSEGRFFSESEERAGKAVCLLGQTVKRELFGNQSPLGEEIRVKQFACEVIGVLAAKGQSAMGSDQDDTIVMPLRTVQRRLLGSSDVRAIMVSVKDTASMEKVKRQIEQLMRERRRLADNEDNNFTIFDTRQIAETLTGTIRVMTTLLGAVAAVSLLVGGIGIMNIMLVSVTERTREIGIRLAIGAMERDVLLQFLIEAVVLSAFGGLMGILVALGASMGLARLMQVPFLFNPGINLLAFLFAGAIGIIFGFVPARRAARLNPIDALRHE encoded by the coding sequence ATGATCTGGAATGCGCTGCTTCTCGCCCTGCGCGCCATCCGGCGCAATCTGTTGCGCTCCTTCCTCACCATCCTCGGCGTGGTCATCGGTGTGGCCTCCGTCATCACCATGGTGACCTTGGGCGATGGCGCCACCAAGGCCGTCTCCGATCAAATCGCCAGCCTCGGCAACAACCTGCTCACCCTGCGCCCCGGCCAGCGCCTGGGGATGGGCTTCATCGGTGCCGCTCCCTTCAAGGTCGCGGATGCGGAGGCCATTGCGGAACAGATTCCCGGCGTGAGGGCGGTGGCGCCCACCGCAAGCCGCTCCACCACCGTGGTCGCCGGCGCCAACAACTGGACCACCAGCATCACCGGTGCCACCGTGGCCTATTTCGATGTCGCCAACTGGAAGCTCAGTGAGGGCCGTTTCTTCAGTGAAAGCGAGGAGCGCGCCGGCAAGGCGGTGTGTCTTTTGGGCCAGACGGTGAAGCGGGAACTGTTCGGCAACCAAAGTCCCCTGGGCGAGGAAATCCGCGTCAAGCAGTTTGCCTGCGAAGTGATCGGCGTGCTCGCCGCCAAGGGTCAGTCGGCCATGGGATCGGATCAGGACGACACCATCGTCATGCCCCTGCGCACGGTGCAGCGCCGGCTACTGGGCAGTTCCGACGTGCGCGCCATCATGGTCTCGGTGAAGGACACGGCATCGATGGAGAAGGTCAAGCGGCAGATCGAACAGCTCATGCGGGAAAGGCGCCGCCTGGCCGACAACGAGGACAACAACTTCACCATTTTCGACACGCGGCAGATTGCGGAAACCCTCACCGGTACCATCCGCGTCATGACCACCCTGCTGGGGGCTGTCGCCGCGGTGAGCCTGCTGGTGGGCGGCATCGGCATCATGAACATCATGCTGGTGTCGGTGACGGAACGCACGCGGGAAATCGGCATCCGGCTCGCCATCGGCGCCATGGAACGGGACGTGCTGCTGCAATTCCTGATCGAGGCCGTGGTGCTGTCCGCCTTTGGCGGTCTTATGGGCATTCTCGTGGCCCTCGGAGCCTCGATGGGCCTGGCCCGCCTCATGCAGGTGCCTTTCCTCTTCAACCCCGGCATCAACCTGCTCGCTTTCCTCTTCGCCGGCGCCATCGGCATCATTTTCGGTTTCGTGCCGGCGCGGCGGGCGGCGCGCCTCAACCCCATCGACGCCCTTCGCCACGAGTAA
- a CDS encoding DUF72 domain-containing protein, with product MQAFVGTSGWAYRHWQGRFYPAHLPVSQWLSFYAQHFSTVEINASFYGLPRQATFAAWAAQVPAGFRFAVKANRFITHQKKLAAPEKTLPPFLAAIACLGDHLGPLLFQLPPRFAPRPERLLHLLKALPAGLAVAFEFRDPRWHTAEIIDLLTAHGAAFCIYDLAGYTSPRLITTHFAYVRMHGPGSAYCGRYGRARLAPWADWLRQAAPRYAYVYFDNDEAAYAVEDAQLFAELLAGG from the coding sequence ATGCAAGCCTTTGTCGGCACCTCCGGCTGGGCCTACCGCCACTGGCAAGGTCGATTCTACCCCGCCCACCTGCCCGTCTCCCAGTGGCTGTCGTTTTACGCGCAGCATTTCTCCACCGTGGAAATCAATGCGAGCTTCTATGGCCTGCCGCGGCAAGCCACCTTTGCCGCCTGGGCGGCACAGGTGCCGGCGGGCTTCCGCTTCGCGGTGAAGGCGAACCGATTCATCACCCACCAGAAGAAACTCGCCGCACCGGAAAAGACCCTGCCTCCCTTCCTCGCCGCCATCGCCTGTCTTGGTGACCATCTCGGCCCGCTACTCTTCCAGTTGCCGCCGCGGTTTGCACCACGGCCTGAGCGGCTTTTGCACCTCCTTAAGGCGCTGCCGGCGGGACTCGCCGTGGCCTTCGAGTTCCGCGACCCGCGCTGGCACACGGCGGAAATCATCGACCTCCTCACCGCCCACGGTGCCGCCTTCTGCATCTATGACCTCGCCGGCTACACCTCCCCGCGCCTCATCACCACCCACTTCGCCTATGTGCGGATGCACGGCCCCGGCAGCGCCTACTGCGGCCGCTACGGCCGCGCCCGTCTTGCGCCGTGGGCGGATTGGCTGCGGCAAGCCGCACCCCGCTATGCCTATGTCTATTTCGATAACGACGAGGCCGCCTACGCCGTGGAGGATGCGCAGCTGTTTGCCGAACTGCTGGCGGGGGGCTGA
- a CDS encoding MbcA/ParS/Xre antitoxin family protein: MTLHQHDPQRIMALAERLLGSREKAEVWLDQPRVQLGGRTPRQMLATPEGLLRVEELLTQLDDDFRLGID, encoded by the coding sequence ATGACCCTGCATCAGCACGATCCGCAGCGCATCATGGCCCTGGCCGAACGGCTGCTGGGCAGTCGCGAGAAGGCGGAAGTTTGGCTTGATCAGCCGCGGGTCCAGCTCGGCGGCCGCACGCCGCGGCAGATGCTGGCCACGCCGGAAGGCCTGTTGCGGGTGGAAGAGCTGCTCACCCAGCTCGATGATGATTTCCGTCTGGGCATCGACTGA
- a CDS encoding replication-associated recombination protein A: protein MSDLFASAPRAPLAERLRPRTLDEVIGQAHLLGPGKPLRLAFEARRLHSMILWGPPGVGKTTLARLMADAFDAEFIALSAVFSGVRDIREAVASAQSHLARGRQTILFVDEVHRFNKAQQDAFLPYVEQGLITFVGATTENPSFEVNAALLSRVAVYVLTPLGEGELNELFDRAASRELVDLVFEPAARSLIIGYADGDARRLLNLLEQIQTAAAAAKVGSVTRAFAEEALRRSGRRFDKGGDAFYDQISALHKSVRGSDPDAALYWFVRMLDGGADPLYIGRRLIRMASEDIGLADPRALRLALDAVESYERLGSPEGELALAQAVVYLACAPKSNAVYVAYNAAREFVAQDASRPVPLHLRNAPTRLMKALGHGHGYRYAHDEPEAYAAGENYFPEGMPPVRFYAPTPRGLEAKIAERLAHLRELDRRAGSGRKNNEKD, encoded by the coding sequence GTGAGTGATCTTTTCGCCAGCGCCCCCCGCGCGCCCCTGGCCGAGCGGCTGCGCCCCAGGACCCTGGACGAGGTGATCGGCCAGGCGCATCTCCTGGGCCCCGGCAAGCCGCTGCGCCTGGCCTTCGAGGCACGGCGTCTGCATTCCATGATCCTGTGGGGGCCGCCGGGCGTGGGCAAGACCACCCTGGCGCGCCTCATGGCCGATGCCTTCGATGCGGAGTTCATCGCCCTGTCGGCGGTCTTCTCCGGCGTCCGGGACATCCGCGAAGCAGTCGCCAGCGCCCAATCGCATCTCGCGCGGGGCCGCCAGACCATTCTTTTCGTGGATGAGGTGCACCGCTTCAACAAGGCGCAGCAGGACGCCTTTCTGCCCTACGTGGAACAGGGGCTCATCACCTTCGTCGGCGCCACCACGGAAAATCCCTCCTTCGAGGTGAATGCGGCGCTGCTCTCCCGGGTTGCGGTGTATGTGCTGACCCCCCTTGGTGAAGGGGAGCTGAACGAGCTTTTCGATCGCGCGGCAAGCCGTGAGCTCGTGGACCTTGTCTTCGAGCCGGCGGCGCGCTCCCTCATCATCGGCTATGCGGATGGCGATGCGCGCCGCCTGCTCAATCTCCTGGAACAGATCCAGACGGCCGCTGCGGCCGCCAAGGTGGGCTCGGTGACGCGGGCCTTTGCCGAGGAGGCGCTGCGCCGCTCCGGGCGGCGCTTCGACAAAGGGGGCGATGCCTTCTACGACCAGATTTCAGCACTGCACAAATCGGTGCGCGGCTCCGACCCGGACGCCGCCCTCTACTGGTTCGTGCGCATGCTGGATGGCGGTGCCGATCCCCTCTACATCGGGCGCCGGCTCATCCGCATGGCCAGCGAGGACATCGGTCTTGCCGATCCCCGTGCCCTGCGGCTTGCCCTCGACGCGGTGGAAAGCTACGAACGGCTGGGTTCACCCGAGGGGGAGCTGGCGCTGGCGCAGGCGGTGGTCTATCTCGCCTGCGCGCCCAAGAGCAATGCGGTGTACGTCGCGTATAATGCCGCGCGCGAATTCGTCGCCCAGGATGCCTCCCGCCCCGTGCCCCTGCATCTGCGCAATGCGCCGACGCGGTTGATGAAGGCGCTGGGCCACGGGCACGGCTATCGCTACGCCCACGACGAGCCGGAAGCCTATGCGGCGGGCGAGAACTATTTCCCGGAAGGGATGCCCCCTGTGCGTTTTTACGCCCCCACGCCGCGGGGCCTAGAGGCGAAAATCGCCGAGCGGCTTGCCCATTTGCGGGAACTGGACCGCCGCGCCGGTAGCGGACGGAAAAACAACGAAAAGGATTGA
- a CDS encoding ABC transporter ATP-binding protein yields the protein MSEALLRLQNVTKVYGQGSAAFPALRGVDLTIGAGEFVAIMGPSGSGKSTAMNILGCLDVPSSGHYWFEDLAVETLSRDQRALLRRHQLGFVFQGFNLLPRTTAQENVELPLLYRREPAARRHAAAREALAAVGLSGWERHTPAELSGGQQQRVAIARAIVTQPRVLLADEPTGNLDTQTSHEIMTLISGLNRERGITVVMVTHEPDIARWAQRVVHFRDGRIAGEEKNNP from the coding sequence ATGAGCGAGGCCCTGCTGCGTCTGCAAAACGTGACCAAGGTCTATGGCCAGGGCAGCGCCGCTTTTCCCGCCCTGCGCGGGGTGGATCTCACCATCGGCGCCGGCGAGTTCGTCGCCATCATGGGGCCCAGCGGCTCGGGCAAGTCCACGGCGATGAATATCCTCGGCTGCCTGGATGTGCCCAGCAGCGGCCATTACTGGTTCGAGGACCTCGCCGTGGAAACCTTGAGCCGCGACCAGCGGGCCCTTTTGCGGCGCCATCAACTGGGTTTCGTCTTCCAGGGCTTCAATCTGTTGCCCCGTACCACGGCGCAGGAAAACGTGGAACTGCCGCTTCTCTACCGGCGCGAACCGGCGGCGCGTCGCCATGCGGCAGCTCGCGAGGCGCTGGCCGCCGTGGGATTGAGCGGCTGGGAAAGGCACACCCCCGCCGAGCTGTCCGGGGGGCAGCAGCAGCGGGTGGCCATTGCCCGCGCCATCGTCACCCAGCCGCGGGTGCTGCTGGCCGATGAACCCACGGGGAACCTTGATACCCAGACCAGCCACGAGATCATGACCCTCATCTCGGGCCTGAACCGGGAGCGGGGCATTACCGTGGTCATGGTGACCCATGAGCCCGACATCGCCCGCTGGGCGCAGCGGGTGGTGCATTTCCGTGATGGTCGCATCGCCGGTGAGGAGAAAAACAATCCATGA